The Verrucomicrobiota bacterium nucleotide sequence TACTCGGCCATGCCATCCAAAGCTGATCTGCGGTCGCGGCTACGCATGTACGATAGACCCAAACCGACTTCAGCGGCTTCATGAATAACAAAGTGCATGCAGAGCGCTCCCTGATCTGGACCCATGCGCTGCGGAAATTCGTCCATAAATTCGATAACGCTCCCAAACACAGAAGAGATCCATTTGCGAACCACTTCATTGGGAGGAACACCTTCAGTTTCCTCAGTAAGAAGAATTGCCAATACCGGAGCCTCGGTCGACGTTGCTTTGAAGCTGAACCCGTAATTGAATTTGTCTTCCCCGGGATCGTAGGTGAACGGAGCAATTGCTTCACCTGCCTTCAGCTTCTCCTTCAACAAAAGATTGTCCCACACCACACACTGTCGGGGAGCGATTGGATTAACCGAATTCTCACGGAGGTTTTTTTTAAAGATTCCGATCAGCTCAATGAGCTGCAGGGTTTTGTCATAGACTGTTCCCATGGTTGCGGTGGGTTCTTCGATTCCAATCGCAACAGCGATACTTGCCAATAGCGCGTCCCGTCTGGATCGCAATTTTTCCAGAATGAGAGGATCTAGTGCTTCATCAATGCCACCCAGTTCGTTCAACTTTTCATCCACAGATTCCGCCCATTTTTCCATTTCCTCAAAAGCCGCCGCCACATACGCTTCTTGCCCTTCCGAGTATTCCACGGTGTAGCCGTTTCGAGTCTCTACCCAACGATCCGCTTGGTCAAGGTGCGGTTGAGTTTCTGCGTTCGCTGTTAGAAAACCTCCAAAGACGAAACTGCTGATTACGGCTAGACGATTCATTACCAATCCAGGGTGAAAAGCGAAACAATAGACGCTAACGGTGACTGAATCCACATTAAAATATTCAATGGAACGCAGGAAACCAAAAAAAGTGTGACCAAAAAAAAGGGGGACGGTCCAACAAAAAAAAGGGGGACGGTCCAAGTTCTTTTGTGTAAATGGAGAACAACATACGAGGTCAGGCAGACAGGGAAGAGGCTAAGGGGACACTCACCGAAAAAAATTGCCCAAAAATTGATGGTCTGCCCAAAGAATTCGTTGACGCCCAGAAAAGTGAACGCATGTTCACTTATTATATGTCGAAGATTCCAACATCCATCCGGGGCCGTTCAGCTGCTTCCAATCCTGCCAATCGTTTTGCTTCGGAAAGCTACGAACCAGATGAGGAAGAGCTCGGAGGGCTTACTTCCGTCAAAACTCAGGTCATCGACGATCATGCCGTGAGCATCATTAGCCGCAATCAAAGTCCCGACATTCCCTTCGATGTCAGCCTGAATCCTTACCGGGGTTGTGAACATGGTTGCGCCTATTGTTACGCCCGCCCAACGCATGAATTCCTGGGTTATTCCGCCGGTCTTGATTTTGAAAGCCGGATCCTGGTTAAACGGGATGCAGCCCGTTTACTGGAAGCCGAATTGGCCAACCCCCGATGGGAACCCAAGCCACTTTCAATGAGTGGAGTAACTGATCCTTACCAACCTTTGGAAAAAGAATTAGGCATCACCCGCCAATGCCTGAAAGTCCTGCTAAGGTGCCGCAATCCGGTTATGATCATTACTAAAAACGCTGGAGTGTTGCGTGACATAGATCTGTTGAGCGACCTGGCCAAGTGGAACTGTATTCAAGTCACCCTATCTGTAACGACACTCGACTCAGAGTTGGCGCGCAAGATGGAGCCACGCACGTCAAGCCCTCGTCAACGATTGGATACAGTGCAGAAACTCAACAAAGCAGGTGTCCCTGCAGGAGTGATGATAGGGCCTGTCATTCTTGGACTTAACGATACCGAGATTCCCGCTATCATCCAGGCCGCCCATGATGTGGGAGCGCGGTGGGTTCATTACGTCCCCTTGCGTTTACCTGGAGCTGTAGCGGATGTGTTTCGTGAGTGGCTGGAGCGCGAGCTGCCCGATAAGAAAGACCGCATCATAGATCGGTTAAAAAGTTTTCGCGGCGGACGATTGAATACCAACCAATTTGGAGAACGTTTTCGCGGGCAAGGCCCATGGTCGGAAGAAATAAAGCACCTGTATCAACTGGGTTGTATAAAAGCCGGGTTTAAAGAACAACCTGTGCAGTTAAGTACGGAGCATTTCATTCCTCCCGGAGTGAGCCAAATGAAGCTGTTCTGAAGGGAAGACAACCGACTAAAGGATTAAGAAATTCGCTTACCTGGCCTTCCCGTAAACCCGAAAGTAAAACTTAAGACCAACTATCAATCCGCTTTGACATGGAATGTTGACCTTATAGGTTGGCAGAGTTCATGAGATTTCGTCCCCATATCAAGCCGCTCACCATTGTTCTCAGTTTGTCTGTTCTGGGTAATAATGCATATGCCGAGATTGATTTCGCTCGGGATATTCAACCAATTCTAAATGAGAACTGCATTGAGTGTCATGGTGGAGTGAAAGCAGCGAGCAATCTATCGTTCATCTACGAAGAAAGCGTCATCAATTTCGAAGGTAAATCAGGATATACGGTGGTTACACCGGGTAATTTAGAGGACTCCGAAATGTACTTCCGTGTGACGACCGACGACGAGGAGGATCACATGCCGCCTCCTGAAGATCACAAAGCGCTTTCCGAAGATCAGGTCGGCCTGATCAAGCAATGGATCGAACAGGGTGCCAAGTGGAGTGGGCACTGGGCTTTTGAGACACCTACCAAGCCCCCCGTTCCTGCAACCGTTTTTGACGATCAGGCGAAAGGTGCCATAGATCATTTTCTTTTAAAGCGATTGGAGCAAGAAGGCCTCGAACCAAGTCCAACCGAAGATGCGGGACGTCTTCTTCGACGGCTTAGTCTCGGTCTGACAGGATTACCGCCGTCGCTTGCCGATCTCGACACCTTTGAAACTGCCTTTGCTAAAGATCCAAAAAAGGCTTTAGAAAAAATCGTCGATGACCTCTTGCGTGAGCCTTCATTTGGCGAGCGTTGGGCTACCATGTGGCTGGATCTTGTTCGCTATGCGGACTCGGGTGGATTAGGTCAGGATCAGAGACGTACGATTTGGGCCTATCGCGACTGGGTGGTTAAAGCATTCAACGACGATCTCCCATTCGATCAGTTTACCATTAAACAACTGGCTGGGGACCTGCTCCCCCAACCCACCGTCGACGACCTCGTCGCCACCGCCTGCCAACGAAATACTCAAACCAACGATGAAGGCGGCACCGATGACGAACAATTCCGCGTCGAAGCAGTAATCGATCGGATCAACACTACCTGGCAGACCTGGGGTTCAATCACGTTCGGCTGTGCTCAGTGTCACGACCATCCTTACGACCCTTTGAGAAATGTTGAGTATTACCGCTTTATGGATTTCTACAATAATTCAGCGGATTCCGATTTGGAGGACGATGCACCTTTAGTGAAAGTCCCTGACGAACCCGACCGTTACGGTGAAGCCACCGAATTGCGCAAACATATCCTGAGCCTTAAAAAAGCAATATGGGAACCAGGTACCCGTTTACGAGATACAACCGAATGGAATAACCTGAAAACGATTTCGGTTAAGTCTGACAATAGCACCCAATATGTAGTCATTGAAAAACCAACACACACCGAGTTTCACACCATCGGCACGGTGGAAACCAAAACCCACACACTCATAGAGGTCCCAGCCGAAGACCTCGCTGGCCAACCGTTGACCGCATTAAAGCTGACAGTATTGCCCCATAACCCCGAGACAGCGGTTCACAATTCTGAATGGGGATTCCTGGTAGATGATCTGGAGGCCTGGGTGGTAAATGAAGGAGGAGAAAAGATCCCCGTAACCTTCAGATTGAGTGTGCCTGATGTCCCCTGGATACCGACTGATCCGTTACAAACCATCTATCCAAATGGAAAAAACTGGGGTGCTGATTCTCGTATCCATCATGCCCGTCAATTAATTTTGGTTCCCAAGTCACCTATCACTTTAAAGGAGAACTCCCACCTTGCACTTCATATCCATTGTAACAAGACGGGGCATGGTAGTCATCCCATGGCAATTAAGCGTGGGCATTTAGCCAGCAGTTCGGATGTACGTTGGACCCAATTGGAAACGAAAGAATCCGATGCTTATGCCATGAGACAGGAGTTAGAAAACACCTTGTGCAAACTTTCTGACATGCCGGGCACCACGGTTCCGATCATGCAGGATCGCCCGAAATTATTATCAAGACCAACCCATGTTTTTGAAAGAGGCAATGCGATGGAGAAAGGCGAATTGGTAGTCGCAGGATTACCTGCGACACTCACCAAATCAGCCTCGGCGACAGATTCCCCCGATCGACTCGAGATGGCACGCTGGTGGGTTTCGGATAAACACCCGCTCACGGCGCGAGTTTTCGTCAATCGACTTTGGCAACAGCTCTTCGGAGTCGGAATCGTTCCCACCCTTGAAGACTTCGGTTCCTCAGGCGATAAGCCCACTCACCCGGAATTACTCGATTACCTGGCCACACGTTTTCAAAAGGACTATGATTGGAGTGTGAAAGCGATTTTGCGTGAAATAGTCCTTAGCCATGCCTTCCAACAATCATCTCGTGTGACACCCTCGCTGGTGGAGCGCGATCCCGACAATCGCCTCTTGGCTCGTGGACCACGCCTGCGGCTCTCTGCAGAAATGATGAGAGATCAGGCTTTAGCAGTGAGCGGACTTCTCTCAAGCAAACTCGGAGGACCACCGGTCCACCCACCTTTGCCTGACGGCGTATGGCAGCCTTTCCTTAGTAAAGACTTATGGATAACAGCTCAACCAGGAGACGAAGACCGTTACCGTCGCTCCATTTACACCTACATCAAGCGAAGTATTCCGTTTCCCACGTTTGCCACTTTCGATGCACCGTCCCGCGAGTTTTGTACCCCGCGTCGTCTAACTTCAAATACTCCCTTACAAGCTCTGGTAACCTTAAACGAAGAAACTTTCGTCGATTGCGCGAAAGCACTGGGACAACAGTTCGAATCGGAACTTCCCTTCCCATCCGAAGATCTGTTTACCCAAGCACATCGCCTTGTCACTGGTCGGCCAGCAGATGAAGATAGTCTGAAGGAACTGGAACAGCTTTATAAAAAGGTAAAAGACCAATCCCCGGAACAGGCAGGAACCGTGGTCGCACAAGTCCTTCTCAATCTCGATGAAACGCTTACCTATTGAACTGCGATGAACCTTGAATCTTTACTCAACGAAACTCGCCTTCGAACTCTTGAACGCGAAACGCGTCGTCAATTTCTCACCCGCTGCACCACCGGATTAGGAGCCCTGTTTTTGGCAAACCAATTAGGTGCCGCTCAAGAGACTCACGGCCTCCCGCAGCACGATGCTTCAAACCCGCTCAATGCTCTCCCGCCACATTTTCCTGGCACCGCCAAGCGGGTTATTTATCTGCACATGATTGGAGCGCCGAGCCAGTTGGAACTCTTTGACTACAAACCCGATCTTCAGCGACTCGATGGTCAAGCGTGCCCACAATCCTTTCTTGAAGGTAAAAATTTCGCCTTCATCCAAGGGACACCCAACATGCTGGGGCCTCAGTATCCGTTCCAACAGCACGGCAAGTCAGGCGCATGGGTTTCAGACCGCTTACCACATTTTGCCAAAGTCGTAGATGATGTGAGTTTCATAAAAACGCTCCAA carries:
- a CDS encoding PA0069 family radical SAM protein — encoded protein: MENNIRGQADREEAKGTLTEKNCPKIDGLPKEFVDAQKSERMFTYYMSKIPTSIRGRSAASNPANRFASESYEPDEEELGGLTSVKTQVIDDHAVSIISRNQSPDIPFDVSLNPYRGCEHGCAYCYARPTHEFLGYSAGLDFESRILVKRDAARLLEAELANPRWEPKPLSMSGVTDPYQPLEKELGITRQCLKVLLRCRNPVMIITKNAGVLRDIDLLSDLAKWNCIQVTLSVTTLDSELARKMEPRTSSPRQRLDTVQKLNKAGVPAGVMIGPVILGLNDTEIPAIIQAAHDVGARWVHYVPLRLPGAVADVFREWLERELPDKKDRIIDRLKSFRGGRLNTNQFGERFRGQGPWSEEIKHLYQLGCIKAGFKEQPVQLSTEHFIPPGVSQMKLF
- a CDS encoding PSD1 and planctomycete cytochrome C domain-containing protein; its protein translation is MRFRPHIKPLTIVLSLSVLGNNAYAEIDFARDIQPILNENCIECHGGVKAASNLSFIYEESVINFEGKSGYTVVTPGNLEDSEMYFRVTTDDEEDHMPPPEDHKALSEDQVGLIKQWIEQGAKWSGHWAFETPTKPPVPATVFDDQAKGAIDHFLLKRLEQEGLEPSPTEDAGRLLRRLSLGLTGLPPSLADLDTFETAFAKDPKKALEKIVDDLLREPSFGERWATMWLDLVRYADSGGLGQDQRRTIWAYRDWVVKAFNDDLPFDQFTIKQLAGDLLPQPTVDDLVATACQRNTQTNDEGGTDDEQFRVEAVIDRINTTWQTWGSITFGCAQCHDHPYDPLRNVEYYRFMDFYNNSADSDLEDDAPLVKVPDEPDRYGEATELRKHILSLKKAIWEPGTRLRDTTEWNNLKTISVKSDNSTQYVVIEKPTHTEFHTIGTVETKTHTLIEVPAEDLAGQPLTALKLTVLPHNPETAVHNSEWGFLVDDLEAWVVNEGGEKIPVTFRLSVPDVPWIPTDPLQTIYPNGKNWGADSRIHHARQLILVPKSPITLKENSHLALHIHCNKTGHGSHPMAIKRGHLASSSDVRWTQLETKESDAYAMRQELENTLCKLSDMPGTTVPIMQDRPKLLSRPTHVFERGNAMEKGELVVAGLPATLTKSASATDSPDRLEMARWWVSDKHPLTARVFVNRLWQQLFGVGIVPTLEDFGSSGDKPTHPELLDYLATRFQKDYDWSVKAILREIVLSHAFQQSSRVTPSLVERDPDNRLLARGPRLRLSAEMMRDQALAVSGLLSSKLGGPPVHPPLPDGVWQPFLSKDLWITAQPGDEDRYRRSIYTYIKRSIPFPTFATFDAPSREFCTPRRLTSNTPLQALVTLNEETFVDCAKALGQQFESELPFPSEDLFTQAHRLVTGRPADEDSLKELEQLYKKVKDQSPEQAGTVVAQVLLNLDETLTY